From a single Oreochromis niloticus isolate F11D_XX linkage group LG3, O_niloticus_UMD_NMBU, whole genome shotgun sequence genomic region:
- the LOC102076191 gene encoding selection and upkeep of intraepithelial T-cells protein 7-like gives MPGISLLSVLLFIMQMTASSTDQTITAEYGQNATLTCQAPNNNTIIIVEWSRADLGNEYVLVYRDGQFPSDEQHPSFKNRVDLQDRQMKDGDVSLILNNVTINDTGTYECRVFMEETQSWEHSSIYLSVVVPPGQTGGHTEDGGKKDFFSQLILGLIVSAIYIATIVHVICTIRRQQQDID, from the exons ATGCCTGGAATATCTCTGCTATCAGTGCTGCTTTTTATCATGCAGATGACGGCATCCTCTACGG accaaaCCATCACAGCTGAGTATGGACAGAACGCCACTCTGACATGTcaagctccaaacaacaacaccattattattgtagagtggagcagagctgacctggggaATGAATATGTGCTTGTGTACCGGGATGGGCAGTTTCCCTCAGATgagcagcatccatcttttaagaaccgggtggatctgcaggacagacagatgaaggatggagacgtgtctttgattctgaacaatgtgacgattaatgacactggaacatacgagtgtcgtgtTTTCATGGAGGAAACACAATCATGGGAGCACAGCAGCAtctacctgagtgttgttgttcctccag gtcagacaggaggacacacagaggatggagggaagaaGGATTTCTTTTCCCAGCTGATACTTGGCTTAATAGTTTCTGCCATATATATTGCTACTATTGTTCATGTGATCTGCACAATACGTAGACAGCAGCAGGACATCGACTAA